The Longimicrobiales bacterium region CGGCGGCGCACACTGCCGCGCGTGCGGCGCCGAAGGCAACCGCTCGCGCTGCACTCGTCGCTCCGTCGTGTCCTGCAGTGCGTCCTGCTGTCCAGCCACCCATCAGCCCTCCACCAGATCGACGGGAGTCGCGCCGCGCGCGATCGATCCCAGCCGCCAGGCCTCCTCGCCGGATGCGCGCAGCCGCTCGATCACGCTGTCCGCATCGGCCGCGGCGACGACCGCGATCATGCCGACTCCCATGTTCAGCGTCTGGAACATCTCGTCGTCCGAGATGCCCCCCTGTTCCTGCACGGCGCGGAACTCTGCGGGTGGCGTCCAGCTCGCGCGCTCGACACGCGCCTGCAGCCCCTCGGGCACCACGCGGTCGAGGTTGCCGGGAATGCCGCCCCCCGTGATGTGCGCGAGGGCATGAATCACGCCGTCGTCGAGCAGCGGCCGCAGCGAACGCGCGTACGCGCGGTGCGGCCGGAGCAGGACGTCGCCAGTCGTTTCGTCGGTTCCGGGGAACGCGTCACCGACGGACAGCCCGAGCCGGTCGAACAGCAGCCGGCGCAGCAGCGAATAGCCGTTCGTGTGAAACCCGCTCGACGCGAGGCCGATCAGTGCGTCGCCCTGCTGCACCCGCGCCTTGCCTGGACGCCCAGCTTCCTCGACGACGCCCACGATGAAGCCGGCGAGGTCGTACTCACCGGGCGCGTAGAAATCGGGCATCTCGGCCGTTTCGCCACCGAGCAGTGCGCAGTCGTTCTCGCGGCACGCACTCGCGAGCCCGGAGACGACCTGCTCCACCGTGCCTGCCTCGAGCCGGCCCATGCCGATGTAGTCGAGGAAGAACAGCGGGCGTGCGCCCTCGACCAGGATGTCATTGACGCAGTGATTCACGAGATCGGCGCCGACCGTGTCGTGCCGGCCCGCCATCATCGCGACCTTGAGCTTGGTGCCGACACCATCGGCACTGGAAACGAGCAGCGGCGAGCGCATGCCGGCGGGAACGCGGAACAGCCCGCCGAACCCACCTGGATTCGCTACCACCCCGGCCGTCGCGGTGCGGCGGACCAGATCGAGGATGCGCGTCTTGGCGTCCTGCGCGACGTCGCGGTCCACGCCCGCGTCGCGGTAGCTCAGGCCGCGGGACTCAGACATTGGTCAGGGTCGCGACGGCGTGCTCGAACGTCGTCATGCCGTGGAAGGCGCGAACGCGGTCGTGAACCTCCTGCCCCTGCAGGTGGATCAGCCGCTCGACGCCCATGCGCTCAACGGAGAAGGAGCCCAGCGCAGAGCCGTAGATCATGGCGCGGCGCAGGTGCTCGCCGTCCACGGCGCCGCAGCGTGCGAGATAGCCGACGAAGCCGCCCGCGAACGCGTCGCCTGCGCCGGTCGGGTCATACACGTCCTCGAGCGGGAAGCCCGGTGCGTTGAAGATCAGGTCGGAGGTGAACAGCATAGCGCCGTGCTCACCCTTCTTGACGATCACCATCTCGGGTCCGTGGCGCTGGATCCAGCGCGCGGCGCGCAGCAGGTTGTGATCACCCGACAGCTCGCGCGCCTCGCTGTCGTTCACCATCAGCAGGTTCACGCGACCCAGCAGCTCCAGCAGCGCATCACGCTTGCCCGAGATCCAGAAGTTCATGGTGTCGCATGCGACGAGGCGCGGCGCGCGCACCTGCGTCAGCACGTCGAGCTGCAGCTCCGGGTCGATGTTTCCCAGGAACACGTACTGCGCATCGCGGAAGCGCTCGGGCAGCTTCGGCTGAAAGTCTGCGAACACGCCGAGCCGCGTCTCGCGCGTTTCCCGGCTGTTCAGGTCGTAGCTGTAGACGCCCGACCAGCGGAAGCTCTCCCCGGGCTTCCGCTCGACACCGCTCAGGTCCACGCCCCGCTCCTCCAGGAAACGCAGCTGCTCAAGCGGGTAGTCGTCGCCGACGACGCCCACGAGCTGAACGTCGCCGAACAGCGACGCCGCCGCGCTGAAGAACGTGCCCGATCCGCCGACCGTCTCGTTCGCCATGCCGAACGGCGTTTCGATCGTGTCGAGCGCGATGCTGCCGACAACCAGGACGCTCATGCTGCGTTCTCCTCCCGGTCCATGCGGTCGGGGGCGTTGAGACCAAGAATGTGCAATCCGTTGCGCAGGACGGTGCGCACGCCGCGCGCGAGCACGAGCCGCGCCGTCCGCAACACGGCGTCGTCGACCAGTACCGCGAGCTCCGGATTGCGGCTGGGGTTGCCTGCGTGATACCACGAGTTCACCAGCGACGCCGTCGTCTCCAGGTAGTCGCACAGCACGTGCGGCGCACGGGCGTCCGCTGCACGCTGCACCACCCCGGGGAACTCCGCGAGCTGCTTGACCAGCTCCTGCTCCGACGGATCCGCCAGCCGGTCGAGACTGGCCGCGCCCACATCCAGCGACGCAGGGGTCACGCCCGCCTTGCGGAAAATGCTCATCATGCGCGCGTGCGCGTACTGCACCTTGAAGACGGGGTTCTTCTCCGACTGGTCGAGTGCGAGGTCGAGGTCGAACAGCATCTGCGCGTCGCCGCGGCGCATCAGGAAGAAGTAGCGGGCCACGTCGACACCGGTCTCGGTGAACAGGTCGCGCAGCGTCACGATGTTGCCCGCGCGCTTGCTCAGCTTCACCTCTGCACCGCCGCGCACCAGGCGCACCATCTGCACGATCTCGACGTCCAGCAGGTCGGGATGCCCGAGCGCCGCGAGCGCGGCCTTCATGCGGGGCACATAGCCGTGGTGATCCGCGCCCCAGACGTTGATGACGTAGTCGAAGCGCTTGGCCTTCTCCCGGTGATAGGCAAGGTCCGGCAGGAAGTAGGTGTAGCTGCCGTCGCTCTTCACCAGCACGCGGTCCTTGTCGTCGCCGAACGCGGTCGTGCGCAGCCAGACTGCGCCGTCCTGCTCGTACGTGAGCCCGTGCTTCGCGAGATCGTCCAGCGTCTCCGTCAGCCGGTCCTCTTCGTACAGGGACGACTCACGGTAGTACGTGTCGAACACGACACCGAACTGGCGCAGGTCACGGTCGTGCTCCTCGCCCATCACGCGCACGCCGAAGTCGCGCATCACCTGGAGTCGCGCGGTGCGCTCCAGCGCGCGCAGCTCGTCGCCACGCTCCCGCTCGAGATGCTGCGCCAGCTCGATCACGTACTCGCCGTGGTAGCCGTTCTCCGGGATCGGCGTCTCCGTGCCGTTCAGCGAGAGCCAGCGCGCCTCGATCGACTCGGCCAGCCGGTCGATCTGCACGCCCGCGTCGTTCACGTAGAACTCGCGCGTGACGTTCCACCCGGTCCAGTCCAGCAGCGATGCGATGCCGTCGCCGAGCGCGGCACCGCGCCCGTGCGCAACGTGCAGCGGGCCCGTCGGGTTGGCGGAGACGAACTCGACCTGCACACGCCGGTTTCCGCCCACGGTGCTGCGGCCGTACGCCTCGTCCGCCTCGACGATCTCCGCCAGCTTTGCGCTCAGGCTCGCCTGGGCGAGTCGGAAGTTGATGAAGCCCGGTCCCGCGACGTCCGCGCTCCGGACGCCCGCCGCGGCCAGGTCGAGACGCGCGATGATCTGCTCGGCAAGCGCGCGCGGCGGCTGGCCGACGCGCTTCGCGAGCAGCATCGCGAGGTTGGAGGCGATGTCGCCATGCTCGGGGTTGCGCGGCCGGTCGAGCTGTACCGGGACATCATCGGTGCCGGCCAGCTCACCCGCGACACGGGCGAGCTGCGCGCGCAACGCGTCCGTCGGCATCAGGCCGACCCGGCGGCGCCGGCCGACCCGCTCTTCGAGCCGCTGTCACCCCTGGAGCTGCCGCCGTCACTCTTCGAAGAACCGCTCTCCTTCTCCGCGGCCTTCTTGTAGGAGTCGCTGCGGTAGTCCGTGATATAGAAGCCCGAGCCCTTGAACAGCAGGCCCGCGCCGGCAGAAAGCAGCCGTTCGGCTGGCGCGCCGCACTGGGGGCAGGTGTCGACCGGGTCCTCGCTCATGCGCTGAAACAGCTCGAAAGCGTGACCGTTGGCGCAGCGGTATTCGTATGTCGGCATGGTATCTACGTGATTCTGGACAAAAGCCGGCAGAAGTTAGCCGGCAATGCTGCCGGACGCCACTCCGCGCCATACCCCCCACTGCTCGCGGAGTGCGTCGCTGATCTCGCCCAGTGTGGCATCGGCGCGGACGGCCTCGACCATCAGCGGGAGCAGGTTTTCGGAGCCCGCAGCGGCTTGCCGCAGTGCGTCGAGCGCCTCCGTGACCCGCGCGGCGTCCCTGCGGGCGCGGAGCGCGGCCAGCCGCTCGCGCTGCGCAGCTTCCAGGCGCGAGTAGTCGGGCCGCGGGATCTGCGGTGGCGGTTCGTCCACCCGCAGCGTATTGACCCCCACGACCTGCCGGTCGCCGCGCTCCACGTCGAGCTGGTGCTCGTAGGCCGCGCGATGGATTTCCTCCTGGAAGAACGCGATCGCCTGCGCGGCGCCACCCAATTCGGCCACCCGGTCCAGGTACGCTCTGGCCGCCCCTTCCAGCTCGCTGGTCAGTGCTTCGACGTAGTAGCTGCCACCCAGCGGATCCGCCGTGTCCGCCACGCCGGATTCCGCCGCGAGCACCTGCTGGGTCCGGAGCGCGAGGCGGGCGGATTCCTCGGTCGGCAGCGCGAGCGCCTCGTCGTAGGCGTTGGTGTGCAGCGACTGCGTGCCGCCGAGCACTGCTGCCAGGGCCTGCACGGTGACGCGCACCACGTTGTTGAGCGGCTGCTGGGCCGTGAGCGTGACCCCGCCCGTCTGCGTGTGGAACCGCAGGCGTGCCGACTCGTCACTCGCGTCGTAGCGCTCGCGCATGAGACGCGCCCACAGGCGCCGCGCCGCCCGGAACTTGGCGATCTCCTCGAACAGGTTGTTGTGCGCTGCAAAGAAGAACGAAAGCCGTGGCGCGAATCGCTCGAGCGGAAGCCCCCGCTTCAGTGCACGTTCCACGTACTCGAGCGCATTCGCGAACGTGAACGCGATCTCCTGTGCAGCGGTGGAGCCCGCCTCACGGATGTGGTAGCCGCTGATCGAGATAGTGTTCCAGCGCGGCACCTCGCGGGCGCAGAAGTCGAAGATGTCGGTCACCAGCCGCAGGCTCGGTTCGACCGGGTAGATGTAGGTGCCGCGGGCGATGTACTCCTTCAGGATGTCGTTCTGGACCGTACCCGACAGTGCGGAGCGCGGCACGCCGCGCTCGTCCGCCAGTGCGACGTAGAACGCGAGCAGGATCGCGGCCGTCGCGTTGATCGTCATCGACACGGACACCTGTTCGAGCGGGATCCCCTCGAACAGGGTGCGCATGTCGTCCAGGCTCGCGATCGCGACGCCCACGCGCCCGACCTCGCCCTGCGCCATCGCATGGTCGCTGTCGTAGCCCATCTGCGTCGGCAGGTCGAACGCGACGGAAAGCCCGGTCTGACCGTGGTCGAGCAGGTAGTGGTAGCGGCGGTTCGTCTCGGCCGCCGTGCCGAACCCGGCGTACTGCCGCATGGTCCAGAGCCGACCGCGGTACATCGTGTCGTACACGCCGCGCGTGTACGGGAACGCACCCGGACGCGAGAGGTCGAACTGCGGGTCCAGTTCGACGTCGTCAGGGCCGTACACCGGCTGTATCGGTTCACCGCCGGAACGCACGTGACGTCGCGCGCTCACGCCGCCTCCGCCTCGAACTCGATCATGATCGTACCCTTCTCGACCGCCTGGCCGGCAGTGACGGCGATGCGTGCGACGACGCCCGCCGCGTCCGCCTTCAGCTCGTTCTCCATCTTCATTGCTTCCACGATCGCAACGCCCTGCCCTGCCTGCACGTGCTGCCCCGGCTCGACGAGCAGCCGCACCACGAGGCCGGGCATCGGCGCCCGAACGGGCTTCGGCCCCTTCGGGCCGGCAGACGCGGACGTAAGCGCCCGGATCGCCCGCGTGCGCTCGTCGACGACCTCCGTGTCGTAGCGCGCACCATTCGCATACAGCACCCATTGCCCCGCGGTGCCGTTCTGGGCGTGCAGCAGATGCGACGCACCATCGAGCAGGAGGTGGTGCATCGGGGTGCCGGGCACCGCGCGCAGATCCGCCTGCACGCGCTCGCCGTTCACCTCGATGCCTTCATCGTCGAGCGTCACCTCGAAGGTCCGCTCGCCGATCGTCACGAAATAACGCATTCGAACTCCGCCACAGTCTCCACGTGCGTGGTCTGCGGGAACATGTCGAAGCAGCGCACGCCGCCCAGCCGCAGTGCCGGCGTCAGCCGCTGCGCGTCCCGGGCGAGCGTCGCCGGATCACAGCTCACGTACACCAGGCGTTGCGGCGGCCGGGCGACCAGTGCCGCTGCAGCCTCCGCGGCCAGTCCCGCGCGCGGCGGATTCACGATGACGACGTCTGCCGGCAGCGCTTCGGGCAACGCATCCTCCACCCGCGCCTCGATGATCCGCGCACCCGGAAGTGCCCGGCGCGCGTCCTCCACGGCGTGCGCGTCCAGCTCGATGCCGACGACGTCCGCGCCCGCGCGTGCACTGCGCCGTGCGTGCAGTGCGACGCCGCAGTACGCATCGACGAGCCGCATGCCGCTGCCGGGGGCGACACGCTCCAGCACGTGCGCCTCCAGTGCCTCCGCCGTGCCGCGGTTCACCTGCAGGAACACGGCCCCGCCCAGCCGGACGTGCTCATCGCCCCAGTCCTCCTCCACGTGGTCGGCACCCGCCAGCAGCACGGGCGCCTCACCGGGCGCGCGCCGCTGCCACACCGAACGCAGACCGGGCACCGCATCGATCAGCTCCTCGGCGCGCCCCGCACCATAGCCTCCCTCGACCAGCAGCGTCAGCTCACCGCGCCGGGTCCCGCGCAGCGTGAGCCGGAGCCGGTCGCCGGACGGAAGACGTGACGCGTTGCGACCCCAAGCGGCCCGCAGTGCGTTCCAGCCCTCGGCAACCGCCGCCTCGGGCAACAGGCATGTACCGTCCATGTCCAGTACACGATCAGCGCGCAGCCGGTCGTGGAAACCCGCTACCACACGGTCGGACCCGAGCCGCCGCAGCGCAAAGCTGACGCGATTGCGGTAACGGAACTCGTTCGGCGAGGCGACCACGGGCGGCACCTCCACGTCGACGCCGCCGATGCGCCGCAGCGCCTCCTGTACGATCGAGCGCTTCGCCTCGAGCTGCGCTCCATACGACAGGTGCTCGATCGTGCAGCCACCACACCGCTGGTAGTACGGGCAGGGCGCAGCGCGCCGCTGCGGCGACGCCTCGATCACGCGCAACGGCTCCGCCCGGACGTAGCGCCGCTTCTGCTCGGTCAGGCGAGCCTCGACGACGTCGCCGGGCGCGGTGCGGGCCACGAACGCGACGCGGCCGTCGGCCAGGCGCGCGACTCCGGCACCGCCGGCTGCAATCGATTCGATCGTGAGACGCTCGCTCATTGCAGCGCCAGCCGCTCCACCTGCGAAGCGAGCGTCGAAAGGTCGAACGGCTTTGCGATCACACCCGCGGCGCCCAGCGAAAGCAGCGCTTCTCGCTCCGCGTCGGCCCGTCCGGTCAGGAACACGAAGCGCGTATCCGCACACCCGGGCAGCGCGCGCACTGCCGCCACCACATCCCGGCCATCCTCCCCGTCGAGCACGACGTCGAGCAGCATCAGGTCGATACGCGACGTACGGGCGAGCCCGACCGCCGACCCGACATCCTCCGCTTCCAGCAGCGTGTGACCCGCGGCGCCCAGCGCGTGGCCGGCCGCCAGGCGGATGAGCGGATCGTCGTCGACGAGGAGGATCGTCATGCAGGTGTGGACTCGTCGCGGATGTCGTCCGCAACGGCGTCGCCCCTCGACACCACCGGATCGTGCGACTCGTCCGGACCGTTCAGCTCGTTCGGACCGTTCGGCTCCGTCGCGTCCTTCGACGCCTTCGACTCCCTGGGTTCCCGCAGCTCGGCGACCACTGCCTTCAGCGTCTTCACCAGCTCGGGGACCAGAGGCGGCACGTCCTCCGGCTCCGCTTCTTCGACGGCGGTGGCTGCGTCCGTGATCTGCGGGTAGCCGTACGTCGCGCCGGAGCCGCGCAGTGAATGTGCGAGCCGGCGGATCGTGCCGAGTGCCCCGACGGGATCGGCCTCCATCGTCGTGGCGGCGGTCTCCAGCGCCTCGATGCGTGTGCTCAGTGCACTGCGAAAGAACTGCTTCAGGTCATCCATGCTGCGTTCAGTCCTGGAGGAGTCGTGCGACCACGTCGATCAGCACCGATTCATCGATGATCGGCTTCGAGACGTACTCGTCGAAGCCGGCGGCAAGGAACTTCTCGCGGTCTCCGGCCATGGCATGTGCGGTGAGAGCAACGACCGGCAGTGCCTCGAGGCGCGCATCGCTCTTCATGAGCGCGAGCACGTCCGTGCCGTCCATCTCCGGCAGCGAGATGTCGAGCAGGACGAGGTCCGGCGGTGCGGCCCGCATGCCGTGCAGCGCCTCGGCGCCGGCACCGTACTCGACAATCTCGTAGCGGTCCTCGAGAATCGCGCGCACGAGCAGACGGTTGTCCGGGTTGTCCTCGACCACGGCGATGGTTCTCATTCGCTGCGCTCCAGCTGAGCCTCCAGCGCCGTACGCGCCGCATCCATCTCGTGCGCGATCCAGGCGCACAGCTCGCTCCACGTGTCGTCGCCGAGCTCCGCGCGCGCCTCGGCCTCCTGCGCCAGCAGGCGCAACCGCTCCAGTCCGATGTTGCCCGCGCTCGACTTGATCGCGTGCGCCGTGCGCGCCGCCTCGTGGGCGTCGTCCTCCTGCAGCAGCGCCTCCACGCGTGCCGGCACGTGCTCCAGGAATGCGCGGAACATGCGATGAAGGAGTTGCACACCGCCGATGCGCTGGACGCGCTCCAGCGCCGCGGCATCCAGCACCGGTGCTTCGCCCGTGATTGCTGCGATCTCGTTGTCCACGCCCGCCTCAGCGATGTCCGAAATCGGGTGTCGCCCAGGGACTGCGCTGCGCGTTTGCCGCGATCCGCCCGATCGCCCGTCGACGCCGACGCTCCGCCTCCAGCAGCGCGGCCGCGACCGCCGCAGCGCGCAGCTCCCCCTCGTCCGTTTCAGGCTGCAGCACGGCCGGGTGTTGATCGACATAGCGGATGTCGATGTCGCCCGCGCGAAAGTCCGGTTCGCGCAGCACGCGCTCGTGAAAGCCGATGCTCGTCTCCACGCCCACGATGCGCAGCTCCGCGAGGGCCCGCTGCATGCGCGCGATCGCCGCGGCGCGATCGTCGCCGTGCACGATCAGCTTGCCCAGCAGCGGGTCATAGAACAGCGAAACCTCGAACCCTTCGGAGATGCCGCCGTCCCAGCGAACCCCGGGACCGGTGGGCAGATCGACCGCAGCGATGCGGCCCGTCGAGGGGAGGAACCCCTGCGTCGGGTCTTCGCTCGTGATGCGACACTCGATGGCGTGTCCCGTCGGCACGAGTGCACCCTGGTCCAGCGTGAGCCGCTCGCCCGCTGCGATCCGGAGCTGCCACTGCACCAGGTCGACACCGAACGCCAGCTCCGTGACCGGATGCTCGACCTGGATGCGCGTGTTCATCTCGAGGAAGTAGAACTCGCCGCCGTCGTAGAGGAACTCGATCGTGCCCGCATTCCGATAGCCGACGGCGGCAGCGGCAGCGACGGCCGCAGCCCCCATCCGTGCACGCAGCTCCCCGTCCACGACCGGCGAAGGCGCCTCCTCGATCATCTTCTGGTGACGCCGCTGCACGGAGCACTCACGCTCCCCCAGGTGCAGCACCTTGCCGTGCGCATCGGCCAGCACCTGGATCTCGATGTGGCGCGGCCGCTCCAGGTACTTCTCGATGTAGACGCTGTCGTCGCCGAACGCCTGCCGCGCCTCGCGCTGCGCGCCCTCGAAGGCGCCCTGCATCTCCGCTTCGCCGCGAACCACGCGCATCCCCTTGCCGCCGCCCCCGGCCGCAGCCTTGAGCAGGACGGGGTAGCCGAACGAGCCGGCAGCGGCGACCGCGGCAGCCACGTCCGCGAGCGGCTCCGCCGTGCCCGGCACCACCGGCACGCCCGCGTCGATCATGCGACGTCGCGCTTCCGTCTTGTCCCCCATCGCCTGTATGGCGGCCGCGGGCGGGCCGACAAAGACCAGCCCGGCATCCTCGACCGCCTGCGCGAAGTGTGCACGCTCCGCGAGAAAGCCATACCCGGGATGCACCGCATCACAGCCACTGCGCTGCGCGACGTCGAGCAGCACGTCCACTCGCAGGTAGCTTTCGCTCGCCGCCGCACGGCCGATCAGGTACGCCTCGTCCGCTTCGAACACGTGCGGCGCCAGCCGGTCCGCCTCCGAGAAGACCGCGACACTGCGGATGCCGAGCTCGCGGCACGCGCGAATGATGCGGACCGCGATCTCGCCGCGGTTCGCGACGAGGACCTTGCGGATGCGCTGGTCAGTCATGGGCAGCTCGATGGCAGCGCGCGAGTGATCGGACGGCGGGCCAGGGCGCGGGGCCCTGGGCCCGGAGTGCGCCGCCCGCGAAGAGCGTCCCGCCGTGAAGACCCCGGCCCCGGCGCTGGCCCCGGGCCCGGGCGCGCCTCCCCCTACAACGGTATGCACCCATGCTTCTTCGCCGGATTCGAATCGCGCTTGTTCCGCAGCATGTCGAGCGCGTTGATCAGACGAGGCCGCGTTTCGCGCGGGTCGATCACGTCGTCGATGTAGCCACGCGCAGCGGCAGCGTAGGGGTTGGCGAACTGGTCGCGGTACTCCTCTTCCCGCTGCTTCGCCGCGGCCTCGGGATCGTCCGCGTCCGCGATCTCCCTGCGGAACAGGATCTCGACCGCGCCCTTCGGGCCCATCACGGCGATCTCCGCCGTCGGCCAGGCCAGGTTGACGTCGCCGCGGATGTGCTTGGAGTTCATCACGTCGTACGCGCCGCCGTACGCCTTGCGCGTGATGACCGTGACGCGCGGCACCGTCGCCTCCGAGAACGCGAACAGCAGCTTGGCGCCGTGGCGGATGATGCCGCCGTGCTCCTGCGCCACACCGGGCAGGAAGCCGGGCACATCCTCGAACACGACGAGCGGGATGTTGAACGCGTCGCAGAAGCGCACGAAGCGCGCGCCCTTGACCGAGCTGTTGATGTCGAGCACCCCCGCGAGCACCGCGGGCTGATTCGCGACGATGCCGACCGGCCTGCCGCCCAGGTGCGCGAAGCCGACCACGATGTTCTGCGCGAACTGCGCGTGCACCTCGTAGAACTCGCCGTCGTCGACGACGGGGCGGATCACGTCGAGGATGTCGTAGGGCTTCGTCGGCTCGTCCGGCACGACGGAGAGCAGCGCCTCGTCTGCCCGATCGAACGGATCGTCCGTCGGGCGCTCCGGGCCTTCCTCGCGGTTGTTCTGCGGGATGTAGCGGAACAGCGTGCGGATCGCTTCCAGTGATTCGAGCTCGCTGTCGTGCGCGAAGTGCGCGACACCGGAAACGCCGGCGTGCACGTCCGCGCCGCCCAGCCCCTCCATGTCGATCTCCTCGTGCGTGACCGTCTTCACCACGTTCGGCCCGGTCACGAACATGTAGCTCGTGCCGCGCACCATGTAGACGAAGTCGGTGATCGCGGGAGAGTAGACCGCACCGCCGGCGCACGGGCCCAGGATCGCGCTGATCTGCGGCACGACACCGGATGCGAGCGTGTTGCGCAGGAAGATGTCGGCGTAGCCGCCGAGCGATACGACCCCCTCCTGGATGCGCGCGCCGCCGGAGTCGTTCAGTCCGACGACGGGCGCCCCGTTCTTCAGGGCGAGGTCCATGATCTTCACGATCTTCTCGGCGTGCGCCTCGGAGAGCGAGCCGCCGAACACCGTGAAATCCTGGCTGAACACGTAGACGAGGCGGCCGTGGATCGTGCCCCAGCCGGTCACTACCCCATCGCCGAGGAATTTCTGTCTGTCGAGTCCGAAGGCGGTCGAGCGGTGGGTGACGAAGCGGTCCAGCTCGACGAAGCTGCCCTCATCCAGCAGCAGATCCAGCCGCTCGCGCGCGGACAGCTTGCCACGCTCGTGCTGCGCCCTGATCCGCGCTTCCCCACCTCCCTGCTCCGCCTGTCGGCGCAGCGACTCGAGCTGGTCCAGCCGCTCGCGCATCGTCATTGCGCCGGCCCCTCCAGCTTCACGAGTCGGCCCCCCTCGATGCGAACGAGGAACGGCGCACGCTCGATCGCGCCGCCGCGCACGCTGATGATCCCCGTCGCGCCCCGCACACCGCGCAGGTCGGCGATCTCCGCAGCAACCTCGCGCGCGTTGTCGGCGCCCTCCTCGACCGCAGCGAGAACGAGCAGCGCGGCGTCGTAGCCGAGCCCGGGGAACGGGTGATTGAGCGAGCGCCGGTACCGCGCCTCGTATGCGCCGACCAGGTCCTCCCAGGCGACTGCCGGATCGGTGCGCAGCAACGGTGTTGCGGCGATCACGCCGTCGGTGACACGTGTCGGCAGCGTGCGCAGCAGCGTCTCGCCAGTCCATGCCTCGCCGCCGAGCACCTGCACCTCACCAAGCCCGTAATACGAGAGCTGCGGCGCAAGCTGCGGGATCTCGCGCTCGGCGGCCGGCACGAAGAGCGTCTGCACGCCGGCCGCGGCCAGCCGCTCCATCTGCTGCTGGAAGGTCGTCGTCGTCTCGCCATAGGACATCCGCAGCGCGACGCTGCCACCCGCGCGCTGGACTGCGTCGGCAAACGCGAGTGCCTGGCGCTCGCCGTCACCGCCGATCGGATGCAGGATGCCGATCGGGCCGGACGCGTTGCGCGCCGCCCACTCCCCGAGCATTGCGGCTCCGCGAACGTCGCCGGCGTTCAGCGAATACGCGTTGTCACCGGAGGGAGCGTCCGGACTGCTGGGCGAGATGATCGTGAAGCGCAGATCGCTCCGGCCGTTGACCGCGCCGCTCACCTCTTCGGGGAGCAACGGACCGACTGCCGCAACCGCGCCCGCGGCCTCGAGCGAGCGCACGGCGCGCTCCGCGCCGGCCGCTGATCCTGCCGTGTCCTCGATGCGGATCTCGATGGGCCTGCCGCCCTGCGCCTCGTGCGCGTCGACCGCCAGCTGAACGCCCTCGAGGATGAGCGCACCGTACTGCTGCAGGTACTGCGACCCGCTCTGCGGCAGCAGCAACCCCAGCGTCAGCGGCGCCTCACGCGAGGGCTCCGACCGCTCGTCGCGCGGCTGGTCGCGGGGCGTCGGCTCGCCCGGCATGCCCACCGGGGTACACGCGGCCCCCAACGACCCCACGGCCAGTGCGGCCAGCAACATGCCGCGTGTTTTCTGCTGCCTCATGCTCCCCCTTTTTTCCATGCTGCGGAAACGCGGGAACATAGGCATGGCCGGCAGTCGATAAAAGGGCGTACGGAGCGTCCGAGCCGTCACCACAGAAAAAGGGCGGGCCCCAACGGGACCCGCCCCTCTTTCCTTCCGACCGGAAGAGCCTCAGCTCTCGTCCTCCGACTCCGCGCCAGCCTCGGACGACGCTTCCGCCGACTCCTCGGCGGCGGCCTCGACCGGCTCCTCGCGCCTGACGGGCGGCTCCGGCATCTGCGTCACGCTGAGCACGATCCGACGGTTGACCGCGTCGGTCTCCTGCACCCGCAGCTCGATCGTCTGACCCTCGCCCAGCACGGCCGAGAGGTCCTTGCCGGCCGGGACCGGGACCGCGCTCGCCGGAACGAAGCCCTCGATGTCGTCACCCAGATCGACGACCACGCCGTCCTCGACCAGGCGCACGACCCTGGCCGACGACTCGACGCCCGACGTGAAGCGCGCGGCGATCTCGTCCCACGGATCCTCCGTGGTCTGCTTCAGGCCCAGCGAGATCCGCTTGTTCTCCGGGTCCACGCCCAGCACGACGACGCTCACGTCGTCGCCCTTGCGCAGCACCTCCGACGGATGCTGGACACGCTTGGTCCAGCTCATGTCGCT contains the following coding sequences:
- a CDS encoding Hpt domain-containing protein; translated protein: MDNEIAAITGEAPVLDAAALERVQRIGGVQLLHRMFRAFLEHVPARVEALLQEDDAHEAARTAHAIKSSAGNIGLERLRLLAQEAEARAELGDDTWSELCAWIAHEMDAARTALEAQLERSE
- a CDS encoding response regulator — translated: MTILLVDDDPLIRLAAGHALGAAGHTLLEAEDVGSAVGLARTSRIDLMLLDVVLDGEDGRDVVAAVRALPGCADTRFVFLTGRADAEREALLSLGAAGVIAKPFDLSTLASQVERLALQ
- a CDS encoding Hpt domain-containing protein — its product is MDDLKQFFRSALSTRIEALETAATTMEADPVGALGTIRRLAHSLRGSGATYGYPQITDAATAVEEAEPEDVPPLVPELVKTLKAVVAELREPRESKASKDATEPNGPNELNGPDESHDPVVSRGDAVADDIRDESTPA
- a CDS encoding class I SAM-dependent RNA methyltransferase; the protein is MSERLTIESIAAGGAGVARLADGRVAFVARTAPGDVVEARLTEQKRRYVRAEPLRVIEASPQRRAAPCPYYQRCGGCTIEHLSYGAQLEAKRSIVQEALRRIGGVDVEVPPVVASPNEFRYRNRVSFALRRLGSDRVVAGFHDRLRADRVLDMDGTCLLPEAAVAEGWNALRAAWGRNASRLPSGDRLRLTLRGTRRGELTLLVEGGYGAGRAEELIDAVPGLRSVWQRRAPGEAPVLLAGADHVEEDWGDEHVRLGGAVFLQVNRGTAEALEAHVLERVAPGSGMRLVDAYCGVALHARRSARAGADVVGIELDAHAVEDARRALPGARIIEARVEDALPEALPADVVIVNPPRAGLAAEAAAALVARPPQRLVYVSCDPATLARDAQRLTPALRLGGVRCFDMFPQTTHVETVAEFECVIS
- a CDS encoding biotin/lipoyl-containing protein produces the protein MRYFVTIGERTFEVTLDDEGIEVNGERVQADLRAVPGTPMHHLLLDGASHLLHAQNGTAGQWVLYANGARYDTEVVDERTRAIRALTSASAGPKGPKPVRAPMPGLVVRLLVEPGQHVQAGQGVAIVEAMKMENELKADAAGVVARIAVTAGQAVEKGTIMIEFEAEAA
- a CDS encoding acetyl-CoA carboxylase biotin carboxylase subunit — encoded protein: MTDQRIRKVLVANRGEIAVRIIRACRELGIRSVAVFSEADRLAPHVFEADEAYLIGRAAASESYLRVDVLLDVAQRSGCDAVHPGYGFLAERAHFAQAVEDAGLVFVGPPAAAIQAMGDKTEARRRMIDAGVPVVPGTAEPLADVAAAVAAAGSFGYPVLLKAAAGGGGKGMRVVRGEAEMQGAFEGAQREARQAFGDDSVYIEKYLERPRHIEIQVLADAHGKVLHLGERECSVQRRHQKMIEEAPSPVVDGELRARMGAAAVAAAAAVGYRNAGTIEFLYDGGEFYFLEMNTRIQVEHPVTELAFGVDLVQWQLRIAAGERLTLDQGALVPTGHAIECRITSEDPTQGFLPSTGRIAAVDLPTGPGVRWDGGISEGFEVSLFYDPLLGKLIVHGDDRAAAIARMQRALAELRIVGVETSIGFHERVLREPDFRAGDIDIRYVDQHPAVLQPETDEGELRAAAVAAALLEAERRRRRAIGRIAANAQRSPWATPDFGHR
- a CDS encoding response regulator: MRTIAVVEDNPDNRLLVRAILEDRYEIVEYGAGAEALHGMRAAPPDLVLLDISLPEMDGTDVLALMKSDARLEALPVVALTAHAMAGDREKFLAAGFDEYVSKPIIDESVLIDVVARLLQD